In Oryzias latipes chromosome 6, ASM223467v1, the sequence CTGTTGGTATACCTGCATAAAAGTGATAGAACGGCCACCAGAGGGCGCTGCTGGGGATGTATGTGAGCAGTGACGCCACATAGCCCCGGTAGAATCCCTTCACTCCGTCGGCTGCGTAGATCTGCACCGTCAGGTCCCACGCCTGCCCAAACGTTCGCTTGCTCTTGGAGGCGGCAAGCACCCTTTTAGGTTTGACCTTAAAGCGGGACAGCTGCGACACGCTGTGGCAGCCTTGGATCATCAGGTGCTGGGAAACCACGTCGATCGGCACGGTGATGGTCTGAGCCACCAAGGATGCAGCGCCCCCCCCCACCAAGGACTTCACAGTGTTGCTGGGCGAGTAATGGGACACGAACTTGCGCACGAGTTCATAGGTGGTGACGTACGCCTGTCCGGACAGCAGGGTGAAGGAATTGACCATGAAGCCGCGGTAGAGGCCGCGCACGCCCTCCGCTCGCAGGATCTTCAAGAAGGCATCAAAGGTGCCGGAGTACACCGCCTTCCCCTTCTGCACCTGCAGGCGGGTGCGGATCAGGCTGGCTGGGTAGGCCGTGGCTCTGGAGGTGAAGGTCATGAACACACCCAGGGAGTAGAACTTCCTCTTGTCCAGGTCCTCCCATTCGATGATCTGGATGGGACCTTTCTGCTGCATGGTGGTGACTGGGAGGGCAGCGCTGCACCCCAGCTGTCATCAACCATCACACCTGTGAAgatatgaaagtaaaaaaaaaag encodes:
- the LOC101172653 gene encoding solute carrier family 25 member 44 isoform X2 produces the protein MQQKGPIQIIEWEDLDKRKFYSLGVFMTFTSRATAYPASLIRTRLQVQKGKAVYSGTFDAFLKILRAEGVRGLYRGFMVNSFTLLSGQAYVTTYELVRKFVSHYSPSNTVKSLVGGGAASLVAQTITVPIDVVSQHLMIQGCHSVSQLSRFKVKPKRVLAASKSKRTFGQAWDLTVQIYAADGVKGFYRGYVASLLTYIPSSALWWPFYHFYAADSVSTECLASPAPAGSGWTNGRSDCLHHHKSPGCHSCSSTGGGTIVHHRNVQAAAGGGGRRDRDQGAVRPHPLLPAHVGAPGGRIRDPEEAEPARRAD
- the LOC101172653 gene encoding solute carrier family 25 member 44 isoform X1, which produces MQQKGPIQIIEWEDLDKRKFYSLGVFMTFTSRATAYPASLIRTRLQVQKGKAVYSGTFDAFLKILRAEGVRGLYRGFMVNSFTLLSGQAYVTTYELVRKFVSHYSPSNTVKSLVGGGAASLVAQTITVPIDVVSQHLMIQGCHSVSQLSRFKVKPKRVLAASKSKRTFGQAWDLTVQIYAADGVKGFYRGYVASLLTYIPSSALWWPFYHFYAEQLTLLAPSAWPHLLLQALAGPMAGATAYTITNPLDVIRARVQVEGRSSIIETFKQLLAEEGAGIVTKGLSARILSSLPTSVLLVVGYETLKKLSLRAELIESRHW